From the Microbacterium thalassium genome, one window contains:
- a CDS encoding carbohydrate ABC transporter permease yields the protein MSTTTTRVIVTGDKRRRGLLRRERPEGGLARPGQKRRQRRETLAGYGFLVPWLIGFFGLTIIPMVYSLYLSFTRYNIFQPPRWVGFDNYVRLFTNDPNFIQSAQITLVYVLVGTPITLAAALVVAMLLNYRDKGAGFFRSAFYAPSLIGGSVSVAIVWRAMFASDGPVDNSLSLFGIDLGGWIGNPSLVLPAMILLAIWQFGATMVIFLAGLKQIPKELYEAAEMDGAGPWHRFRAVTMPMLSPVIFFNLLLGLIGAFQVFASAYIISGGTGGPAGMTNFITLYLYKRGFSDGQMGYAAAIAWVLLVVVAIIAFILFRTQRNWVHYSGDNR from the coding sequence GTGAGCACGACAACGACGAGAGTGATCGTCACCGGAGACAAGCGGCGGCGCGGTCTGCTGCGGCGCGAGCGCCCCGAAGGCGGGCTCGCCCGACCGGGTCAGAAGCGGCGGCAGCGGCGCGAGACCCTCGCCGGGTACGGATTCCTGGTGCCGTGGCTGATCGGGTTCTTCGGGCTCACCATCATCCCGATGGTCTACTCGCTGTACCTGTCGTTCACCCGGTACAACATCTTCCAGCCGCCGCGCTGGGTCGGCTTCGACAACTACGTCCGGCTCTTCACCAACGACCCGAACTTCATCCAGTCCGCCCAGATCACGCTCGTCTACGTGCTGGTCGGCACCCCGATCACCCTCGCCGCCGCCCTCGTCGTGGCGATGCTGCTGAACTACCGCGACAAGGGCGCCGGATTCTTCCGCTCCGCGTTCTACGCGCCCTCGCTCATCGGCGGATCGGTGTCGGTCGCGATCGTGTGGCGCGCGATGTTCGCCAGCGACGGGCCCGTCGACAACTCCCTCAGCCTCTTCGGCATCGACCTGGGCGGGTGGATCGGAAACCCCTCGCTGGTCTTGCCCGCGATGATCCTCCTGGCCATCTGGCAGTTCGGCGCCACGATGGTCATCTTCCTCGCCGGCCTCAAGCAGATCCCCAAGGAGCTCTACGAGGCGGCCGAGATGGACGGGGCCGGCCCGTGGCACCGCTTCCGCGCGGTCACCATGCCGATGCTGTCGCCGGTCATCTTCTTCAACCTGCTGCTCGGCCTCATCGGAGCCTTCCAGGTCTTCGCCTCCGCGTACATCATCTCCGGCGGCACGGGCGGCCCGGCGGGCATGACGAACTTCATCACCCTCTACCTGTACAAGCGAGGATTCTCCGACGGGCAGATGGGCTACGCCGCCGCGATCGCGTGGGTGCTGCTCGTCGTCGTCGCGATCATCGCCTTCATCCTCTTCCGCACCCAGCGCAACTGGGTCCACTACTCGGGAGACAACCGATGA
- a CDS encoding ABC transporter substrate-binding protein produces MFSKKRAFAGVAIATGAALALAGCAGGGTEASDTLDPNEEVTLDLAFWGNDVRAELYNEVIAAFEEEYPNITVNSTFLGFPEFWEKRQTEAAGGNLPDVMQFDYSYMRQYSENGLLLDLDPFLGGIIETEPLSDNILSIGVVGGTTYGIPTSTNAWALFTNPTLLDEVGVDDFAGGSWDDYSDWMAEVTDAGGGDVYGGADYTGRIQNFEVQLRSEGSYLFSDEGEPGFDEARLTEFWEEGAPLRDGITTPQQTAEELAPLGPFDSAVSASELTWDNFGAGYLANLGEGYPELNIIAPPVTVEGTQDLYLKPSMLHTIAANTEHPEAAATLVNFLINSDASGEIFGTNRGLPASSTALAAAELDPLSEQVKEYEASIADRLGDAPPVPIVGYGTLEEKFRVLGTELGFGTITVEDAVSQFFTEMDVVLNQ; encoded by the coding sequence ATGTTCAGCAAGAAGCGGGCCTTCGCAGGCGTCGCCATCGCCACCGGCGCGGCACTCGCGCTCGCCGGCTGCGCCGGCGGCGGCACCGAGGCTTCGGACACGCTCGACCCGAACGAAGAGGTCACCCTCGACCTCGCGTTCTGGGGCAACGACGTCCGCGCCGAGCTCTACAACGAGGTCATCGCGGCGTTCGAGGAGGAGTACCCGAACATCACGGTGAACTCGACCTTCCTCGGCTTCCCCGAGTTCTGGGAGAAGCGCCAGACCGAGGCCGCGGGCGGCAACCTGCCCGACGTGATGCAGTTCGACTACTCGTACATGCGTCAGTACTCCGAGAACGGCCTCCTCCTCGACCTCGACCCGTTCCTCGGCGGCATCATCGAGACCGAGCCGCTGAGCGACAACATCCTGTCGATCGGCGTCGTCGGAGGGACGACCTACGGCATCCCGACGTCGACGAACGCCTGGGCGCTGTTCACCAACCCGACCCTGCTCGACGAGGTCGGCGTCGACGACTTCGCCGGCGGGTCGTGGGACGACTACTCCGACTGGATGGCCGAGGTGACCGACGCCGGCGGCGGCGACGTGTACGGCGGCGCCGACTACACCGGCCGCATCCAGAACTTCGAGGTGCAGCTGCGCTCCGAGGGCTCCTACCTGTTCAGCGACGAGGGCGAGCCGGGCTTCGACGAGGCGCGCCTGACCGAGTTCTGGGAGGAAGGCGCACCCCTGCGCGACGGCATCACCACGCCGCAGCAGACGGCTGAGGAGCTCGCGCCGCTCGGCCCGTTCGACTCGGCGGTCTCGGCGAGCGAGCTCACGTGGGACAACTTCGGCGCCGGCTACCTCGCCAACCTCGGCGAGGGCTACCCCGAGCTGAACATCATCGCTCCCCCGGTGACGGTCGAAGGCACGCAGGACCTCTACCTGAAGCCCTCGATGCTGCACACGATCGCGGCGAACACCGAGCACCCCGAGGCCGCGGCCACGCTCGTGAACTTCCTGATCAACTCGGACGCGTCGGGCGAGATCTTCGGCACCAACCGCGGCCTGCCCGCGTCGTCGACCGCTCTCGCCGCGGCCGAGCTCGACCCGCTCAGCGAGCAGGTCAAGGAGTACGAGGCCTCGATCGCCGACCGCCTGGGCGACGCCCCGCCGGTTCCGATCGTCGGCTACGGAACGCTCGAGGAGAAGTTCCGCGTGCTGGGCACGGAGCTCGGCTTCGGCACCATCACGGTCGAGGATGCTGTCAGCCAGTTCTTCACCGAGATGGACGTGGTGCTGAACCAGTGA